Proteins from one Gemmatimonadota bacterium genomic window:
- a CDS encoding DUF488 domain-containing protein codes for MMYYRRKILLAVVEAFGGRLKRTDFQKLLFLFCQYTGQNFYDFFPYKYGGFSFLSYQDKSRLVSQGLLGRDEDFEFIADVSFVEQLKSKDQVALKTFVAETNGLRGNPLIRKTYLEFPVYACQSTILSEILSDDEITSLQPWWQRDTSPCLFTIGYEGKSIDAYLNQLIANNVKALVDVRKNPLSMKYGFSKTRLRNYIESVGLQYYHLPELGIPSSLRRDLNSSDAYRDLFEYYRTKILPDQLESLEDVKTLLSKHTRIALTCFEKDHHCCHRNQVTEYLKKNAGFSTRVSHL; via the coding sequence ATGATGTATTACCGACGAAAAATTCTGCTGGCAGTGGTTGAGGCATTTGGCGGCAGATTAAAGCGGACAGATTTTCAAAAATTGCTCTTTTTGTTTTGCCAATATACCGGGCAGAATTTCTACGATTTTTTCCCATATAAATATGGTGGATTTAGCTTCTTGTCTTATCAAGATAAGAGTCGTCTGGTATCACAAGGCCTTTTAGGTCGGGACGAGGATTTTGAATTTATAGCAGATGTGTCTTTTGTCGAGCAACTCAAGTCAAAAGATCAAGTTGCTCTTAAGACTTTTGTTGCTGAAACAAATGGATTGCGAGGGAATCCACTCATTCGAAAAACCTATCTCGAGTTTCCTGTTTACGCCTGCCAAAGTACGATTCTTTCAGAAATATTAAGCGATGATGAAATTACATCCCTGCAGCCGTGGTGGCAGCGGGATACATCGCCCTGTCTTTTCACAATTGGATATGAAGGTAAAAGCATTGATGCCTATCTTAATCAATTGATTGCCAATAATGTTAAGGCACTCGTTGATGTGCGTAAAAATCCATTATCTATGAAATATGGATTTTCTAAAACGAGATTGCGAAATTATATAGAAAGCGTTGGCCTTCAATATTACCATTTGCCAGAGTTGGGCATTCCATCAAGTTTGCGGCGTGATCTAAATTCATCTGATGCATATCGAGATTTGTTTGAATATTATCGTACGAAAATTTTACCAGACCAGCTCGAAAGTCTCGAAGATGTAAAGACATTGTTGAGCAAACATACGCGTATTGCATTGACGTGCTTTGAAAAAGATCATCACTGCTGTCATCGCAATCAGGTGACGGAATATTTAAAAAAGAACGCAGGTTTTAGCACCCGAGTTAGCCATTTATAG
- a CDS encoding TIM barrel protein: MDGTGTATERHVDAFRAMRERRANRCIARSEPARWTRTSSGKRRCIFLFPRRKGHHSRALTNQRIYESTNPAHPPRISVAIRLFVYSSIRLFALFLPKEDKMKLGCQARSFGKGIYPSEADFLSVVHQIGKLCFRGLEANWKNLERYFQDPEAFKRILSETNLELIGAHYGAAHWDESSRKQIRTEGDQIADFVSAVGGQYIVCSGRRPTQGTVSDEMWKKTAEGLNLLGEHCAPKGIQLAYHNHWWESEQEGLVKLAAYTEPSYVGFAFDTGHHIRAGKDAIALVRELSDRLHIIHLADHSEDAAGHAVRPQLGTGVLDLSALRNAIEGFTGWLVLEEENNAPSPEKQVAECIEVMRRLIK, translated from the coding sequence ATGGACGGGACCGGGACAGCCACCGAAAGACATGTGGACGCATTTCGCGCAATGCGTGAAAGAAGGGCGAACAGATGTATCGCCCGGAGCGAGCCTGCGAGATGGACTCGCACAAGTAGCGGTAAGCGAAGGTGCATATTTCTCTTCCCGCGAAGGAAAGGCCATCACAGTCGAGCTTTAACGAATCAGCGAATCTACGAATCTACGAACCCCGCCCATCCTCCCAGAATCAGTGTTGCCATTCGTCTATTCGTCTATTCGTCTATTCGTCTATTCGCGCTTTTTTTACCGAAGGAAGACAAAATGAAACTCGGATGCCAGGCGAGATCATTTGGCAAAGGAATATACCCCAGCGAAGCGGACTTCCTCTCAGTGGTTCACCAAATCGGAAAGCTGTGTTTCAGGGGACTGGAAGCAAATTGGAAAAATCTGGAGCGATATTTTCAAGACCCCGAAGCATTCAAACGCATCCTATCCGAAACCAATCTCGAACTGATTGGCGCACATTACGGTGCCGCACACTGGGATGAATCCTCCCGCAAACAAATCAGAACTGAGGGGGATCAGATCGCCGACTTTGTATCCGCTGTTGGCGGACAGTACATTGTTTGCAGCGGACGGCGACCAACACAGGGAACCGTATCAGACGAAATGTGGAAAAAAACCGCAGAAGGTCTGAACCTCCTGGGCGAACACTGCGCGCCCAAAGGTATCCAACTCGCCTATCACAACCACTGGTGGGAATCTGAGCAAGAAGGACTGGTCAAACTGGCGGCATATACCGAACCGTCATACGTGGGATTTGCCTTTGACACCGGACATCACATACGGGCGGGCAAAGACGCAATCGCATTGGTCAGAGAACTCTCAGACAGACTACACATCATCCACCTCGCAGACCATTCAGAAGACGCTGCAGGCCATGCAGTCCGACCACAATTGGGCACGGGCGTATTAGACCTATCAGCATTACGAAACGCGATAGAAGGATTCACCGGCTGGCTGGTACTGGAAGAAGAAAATAACGCCCCATCTCCAGAGAAACAGGTAGCTGAGTGCATTGAGGTGATGCGTAGATTAATAAAATGA
- a CDS encoding outer membrane beta-barrel protein: protein MRYRMLLLAGVLLLSWPFGAVAQVGGTWGFGVAASYDLPTFKLNEWFPSGGVNLGGTVLYVLDERWTAEVEGHYIKYSGGELENRTFLWSIDKQEYASPQASSKMTWMGGTISWLYHFNQGGKKLAEGGGRAPYLVVGTGYFKYKNEVSGLIWPGQPAPPLNENLLLEPAIDQHMTLGLNVGLGVQFFTSQSLAIDLRGQYNIVLGSVRPLEAWGMEEVFPFQKLNVGVRFKFYTQQ from the coding sequence ATGAGATACAGGATGTTGCTCTTAGCGGGGGTCTTGTTGCTGTCCTGGCCCTTTGGCGCCGTCGCGCAAGTTGGGGGGACGTGGGGTTTTGGCGTCGCTGCCAGTTACGATCTGCCGACCTTCAAATTAAACGAATGGTTTCCCTCCGGTGGTGTCAATCTCGGTGGGACGGTGCTCTACGTCCTCGACGAGCGGTGGACCGCCGAAGTGGAGGGACACTACATCAAGTACAGTGGCGGAGAACTGGAGAATCGGACATTTCTCTGGTCGATTGACAAGCAGGAGTATGCCAGCCCACAGGCCAGTTCGAAGATGACCTGGATGGGCGGGACGATTAGCTGGCTATATCATTTTAATCAGGGGGGTAAGAAGTTGGCAGAAGGCGGGGGTAGGGCGCCCTACCTGGTGGTGGGTACGGGGTATTTTAAATATAAGAACGAGGTCAGTGGCCTCATCTGGCCCGGTCAGCCCGCGCCGCCTCTGAACGAGAATCTGCTGTTGGAGCCTGCGATTGACCAGCACATGACGCTGGGGCTCAATGTGGGGTTGGGGGTGCAGTTTTTCACCTCCCAATCTCTGGCTATCGACTTGAGAGGACAGTATAACATCGTGTTGGGCAGTGTGCGTCCGCTGGAGGCCTGGGGAATGGAAGAGGTCTTCCCCTTTCAGAAGCTCAATGTCGGTGTGCGGTTCAAGTTCTATACCCAGCAGTAG
- a CDS encoding TonB-dependent receptor, with amino-acid sequence MKYLYYLVCLLLIGVPIAFSPADVSAGTVGKLNGVVADVSGAPLPGANVVIQGTRRGATTDAEGYFLILSVEPGRYELEASMVGYTAATKQDVVVQADFTTTVDFNLVEAALQAEELVVIAERPPVEPDRTFSRYVVDAEDIENVPLARTLDEVIALQPGVSLDGNLRIRGSNNASMAGSNDTFVEIDGVRLVNNDGFVAPTWMGINKSALQEVQVVTGGMEAEYGNAQAGVISLVTKEGRDAYTGFGEYRLDLPAKRHWGPNIYDHPFHAGKVDWSDPAFTNETDPETGRKVHERTDYTGVFGHYLEGSASGPIARDVSFFVNAAHSRKAPIYPSALNREPLNIQTFGNFVTRPSPNFKVKLGGVFAYYEGFDPGTRGSRRIGGSNTRIDPDDPFAGQQLDTDGGVRGITRGGRNLFLPEGHSAAGKQNFSERMAYLLFTHTLSPTTFYEVRLNWQQTLTDTSDVPPVTQGVRRDSKGYFLPRDIYSFKYMDNKRVRIKADLSSQITKGHFVKTGFEITRYGLYHHEEGSRQARAFTIRLAGGPGDPIIGMERAHPIQYGVYIQDKMEFEGLVINAGIRFDAMDPVKGWRNIATLWMFRHYESLTRFRNMPVTEDLPFLHAWSPRVGVSHPITDRSTIRFFTGVFRQFPDIQNFYQREFGGTGEDRDVNGNGQIDQMEKYNSLKQFHHAVSGMSDIEPEKSTSFEAGFDWNFAGKYVASVTAFYRDQMGIITNGSTSWRLEEPAFGYDGVSSRGSGNRGRKWSRGFEVSLRKQFSNMVTFNVAYNLAWTKNMNNSGFRNWRAYHVVGPSYVMSDRYFVGVDARADGQEVPHAPTQEERVQLAERARAQLRDYDSRIGEPLSDGYWNAPVEILEPGIYAYTIGRYNTPTLQSGIDRRNILSGQFLFSSPSDFHIAPLASLRISLLYRLHTGIPFNYTPPTGPRERRTGPISLVSDINLEKEFYIGGAMTATAFLEIHNLWNDKADMTTGFDWIQWGKQMPDPDNGTYLKYGDGDIDRYDQGLGRYPRNWVVGARLKF; translated from the coding sequence ATGAAATACCTTTATTATTTGGTTTGCCTGTTGTTGATCGGGGTGCCGATCGCCTTCTCGCCCGCGGACGTATCGGCCGGGACGGTCGGCAAACTCAATGGTGTTGTGGCCGATGTCTCAGGCGCGCCATTACCCGGGGCCAACGTGGTGATCCAGGGCACCCGCAGGGGTGCTACGACCGATGCAGAAGGCTACTTTCTCATTCTGTCGGTCGAACCCGGCAGATATGAATTGGAAGCCTCGATGGTCGGTTATACCGCGGCGACCAAACAGGATGTGGTCGTGCAAGCGGATTTCACCACCACCGTCGATTTTAATCTGGTGGAGGCCGCGCTACAGGCCGAAGAACTGGTGGTGATTGCCGAGCGACCACCAGTAGAGCCGGACCGGACCTTCAGCCGTTATGTCGTCGATGCCGAGGACATCGAGAATGTGCCCCTTGCGCGCACCCTCGATGAGGTGATCGCGCTACAGCCGGGCGTGTCGCTGGACGGCAACCTCCGCATCCGGGGCAGCAACAATGCGTCTATGGCTGGCTCAAACGATACCTTTGTGGAGATTGACGGGGTTCGGCTCGTCAACAACGACGGATTTGTTGCTCCCACCTGGATGGGCATCAACAAAAGCGCCCTGCAGGAGGTGCAGGTGGTCACTGGTGGGATGGAGGCCGAGTACGGCAACGCTCAGGCAGGCGTGATAAGCCTGGTCACCAAAGAGGGCCGGGACGCCTATACGGGCTTTGGGGAATACCGCCTGGATCTGCCTGCCAAGAGACACTGGGGACCGAATATCTACGATCATCCCTTCCACGCAGGCAAGGTGGATTGGAGTGACCCGGCCTTTACGAACGAAACCGATCCCGAGACCGGGCGCAAGGTGCATGAACGCACCGACTACACGGGCGTGTTCGGGCACTATTTGGAGGGTTCGGCCTCTGGACCGATCGCCAGGGACGTCTCCTTCTTTGTGAATGCAGCCCACAGTCGCAAGGCCCCCATCTATCCCAGCGCGCTCAACCGCGAGCCACTCAATATCCAGACTTTCGGCAACTTTGTCACCCGACCATCTCCCAACTTCAAGGTTAAGTTGGGCGGGGTGTTCGCCTATTACGAGGGTTTCGATCCCGGGACCAGAGGCAGCAGACGAATTGGAGGGTCTAATACGAGGATCGATCCCGATGATCCCTTCGCTGGCCAGCAGCTAGATACCGACGGGGGTGTGCGGGGTATCACCAGGGGCGGGCGCAATCTTTTCCTGCCCGAGGGCCACTCTGCAGCTGGCAAACAGAACTTCAGCGAAAGGATGGCGTATCTCCTCTTTACCCATACCCTATCCCCCACGACCTTTTATGAGGTGCGTCTCAACTGGCAGCAAACCCTGACCGATACCAGCGATGTGCCTCCTGTGACCCAAGGTGTGCGACGCGACAGCAAGGGGTACTTTCTGCCGAGGGATATCTATTCTTTTAAGTATATGGATAACAAGCGGGTGCGCATCAAAGCCGATCTGAGCAGCCAGATCACCAAGGGACACTTTGTCAAAACCGGGTTTGAGATCACCCGCTACGGCCTCTACCACCACGAGGAGGGCTCCCGTCAGGCCCGCGCTTTTACGATCCGCCTTGCCGGCGGTCCGGGCGACCCGATCATCGGTATGGAGCGGGCTCATCCCATCCAGTACGGGGTCTATATCCAGGACAAGATGGAGTTTGAGGGCCTGGTGATCAACGCCGGTATCCGGTTCGACGCAATGGACCCGGTAAAGGGCTGGCGCAATATCGCCACGCTCTGGATGTTCAGACACTACGAATCCCTGACGCGCTTTCGGAACATGCCCGTAACCGAAGACCTCCCGTTTTTGCACGCTTGGAGTCCCAGGGTTGGCGTCTCTCACCCCATCACCGATCGCTCCACCATCCGGTTCTTCACTGGCGTCTTCCGGCAATTTCCCGATATCCAGAATTTTTACCAGCGGGAATTCGGGGGGACAGGAGAGGACAGGGATGTGAACGGGAACGGACAGATCGATCAGATGGAGAAGTACAACAGCCTGAAGCAGTTCCACCACGCGGTCTCCGGGATGTCCGACATCGAGCCGGAAAAATCAACCAGTTTCGAGGCCGGGTTTGACTGGAACTTCGCCGGTAAATACGTTGCCAGTGTCACTGCCTTTTACAGGGATCAGATGGGGATTATCACCAATGGCTCCACCTCCTGGCGCCTGGAGGAACCGGCTTTCGGGTACGACGGCGTCTCTTCAAGGGGATCCGGCAACCGGGGTCGGAAGTGGTCCCGGGGGTTCGAGGTCTCTCTGCGAAAGCAGTTCAGCAACATGGTCACGTTCAACGTGGCGTATAATCTTGCGTGGACAAAAAATATGAATAACTCCGGCTTTCGGAACTGGCGAGCCTACCATGTGGTTGGGCCCTCATACGTCATGAGTGACCGATACTTCGTGGGTGTGGATGCGCGGGCGGACGGGCAGGAGGTTCCTCACGCACCCACTCAGGAAGAGCGGGTGCAACTGGCCGAAAGGGCCAGGGCACAACTCAGGGATTACGATAGCCGAATCGGCGAGCCTCTGTCCGATGGCTACTGGAACGCCCCGGTGGAGATACTCGAGCCTGGGATTTATGCCTATACCATCGGCCGGTACAATACGCCGACATTGCAAAGCGGTATCGACCGGCGCAACATCCTCAGCGGGCAATTCCTTTTTTCCAGTCCCTCTGATTTTCACATTGCGCCCCTGGCCAGTCTTCGGATATCGTTGCTCTACCGGCTCCATACCGGTATTCCCTTCAATTATACGCCTCCCACAGGTCCCCGGGAGCGACGGACCGGGCCGATCTCTCTGGTTAGCGATATCAATCTGGAGAAGGAATTCTACATTGGTGGTGCTATGACAGCCACCGCTTTCCTGGAGATCCACAACCTCTGGAACGACAAGGCCGACATGACGACCGGTTTCGATTGGATACAGTGGGGGAAGCAGATGCCAGACCCGGACAACGGCACCTACTTGAAGTATGGGGATGGCGATATAGACCGTTACGACCAGGGACTGGGCCGCTATCCCCGCAACTGGGTGGTCGGCGCACGCCTGAAGTTTTGA
- a CDS encoding cupin domain-containing protein has translation MEFIQKDAQITPHYFQDDGVVPNSAFPLIVYQNALSLPENDPARAFEQVFAANRWSRSWRNGIYPFHHYHATAHEVLGIAQGSARVCMGGEQGVRLTIEPGDVMVIPAGVGHKNLGASTDLLVVGAYPDGQHPDLCRESAREHKHALENIPKVPMPASDPVFGTNGAVMNLWKK, from the coding sequence ATGGAATTCATCCAAAAAGACGCACAAATAACACCGCATTATTTTCAAGACGACGGTGTGGTTCCAAATAGCGCATTCCCACTCATAGTCTATCAAAACGCTCTATCACTGCCCGAAAACGACCCTGCACGGGCATTTGAGCAGGTATTTGCAGCCAATCGCTGGTCGCGTTCATGGCGCAACGGCATTTATCCCTTTCACCACTACCACGCCACAGCACACGAAGTCTTGGGTATAGCGCAGGGAAGTGCCAGAGTATGCATGGGCGGTGAACAGGGCGTGCGCTTGACAATTGAACCTGGCGATGTCATGGTAATTCCCGCGGGCGTGGGACACAAAAACCTGGGCGCGAGTACAGATCTATTAGTCGTAGGCGCATATCCCGATGGACAGCACCCAGACCTGTGTCGAGAAAGTGCCCGTGAACACAAACACGCGCTGGAAAATATACCCAAAGTACCAATGCCCGCATCCGATCCGGTCTTTGGAACAAATGGTGCCGTAATGAATTTATGGAAAAAATGA
- a CDS encoding amidohydrolase, producing the protein MSDIGGKIGAAPITAPGWTAKSREGVAIVDCDVHQNFRRPEDLLPHLSKFYQEHLYDQGLHLPGGGYPNMPFRANRPDLKDPDLKERDFNFSVAFLQKEHLDRWHIDYALLTGPPPFYGYSGLPDPDWAAALCRAFNDWTIEHWLSRDDRLVNAILISPTDPSQAVDEINRLAHRKDTVAVMVPMGTMMPFGNRFYHPIWEACENHGLPVVSHVGGGGGATRTVPTPVGFPTYYMESRMSRPYMASSHAASLICEGVFEKFPNLKFALIEAQQFWAVPLMWHMDSDWKALRDQTPWLKRLPSEYFRDHIRVGSQPLHEPERPEQIHQMLDMLHADETLIYCSDFPHFDWNDPVTTFPRLAEDLHQRIFADNALEMLRMEVV; encoded by the coding sequence ATGAGCGATATAGGTGGAAAAATAGGTGCTGCTCCCATTACGGCACCGGGCTGGACCGCTAAGTCCAGAGAAGGTGTTGCGATTGTCGATTGCGATGTACACCAAAATTTTCGCCGCCCGGAAGATTTGTTGCCGCATCTTTCCAAATTTTATCAGGAGCATCTCTACGATCAGGGTTTGCATTTGCCCGGCGGTGGATATCCCAATATGCCTTTCCGCGCCAATCGACCGGATTTGAAAGATCCGGATCTCAAGGAGCGGGATTTCAATTTTTCTGTTGCGTTTTTGCAGAAGGAGCATCTCGACCGCTGGCATATCGATTATGCGCTGTTGACGGGTCCACCGCCTTTTTACGGGTATTCGGGTTTGCCGGATCCGGATTGGGCGGCTGCGTTGTGTCGCGCGTTTAATGATTGGACGATTGAGCACTGGCTCAGTCGCGATGACCGTCTCGTCAATGCGATTCTCATTTCGCCTACTGATCCGTCTCAGGCGGTCGATGAAATCAACAGGCTGGCGCATCGCAAAGATACGGTTGCGGTGATGGTGCCGATGGGTACGATGATGCCTTTTGGCAATCGTTTTTACCATCCGATATGGGAGGCGTGTGAGAATCACGGGTTGCCAGTGGTTTCTCATGTGGGTGGCGGCGGTGGGGCAACGCGGACTGTTCCGACTCCGGTGGGTTTTCCCACGTATTATATGGAGTCCAGAATGAGCCGACCGTATATGGCGAGTTCCCATGCGGCGTCGTTGATTTGTGAAGGTGTTTTTGAGAAGTTCCCAAATTTGAAGTTTGCGCTTATTGAAGCACAGCAGTTTTGGGCTGTTCCGCTGATGTGGCACATGGATTCGGATTGGAAGGCGTTGCGCGATCAGACGCCGTGGCTCAAGCGTTTGCCGAGCGAGTATTTCCGCGACCATATTCGGGTTGGCTCACAGCCTTTGCACGAGCCTGAGCGACCCGAGCAGATACACCAGATGCTGGATATGTTACACGCGGATGAGACCCTTATTTATTGTTCGGATTTTCCCCATTTTGACTGGAACGATCCCGTGACGACATTTCCCAGGCTGGCAGAGGATTTGCATCAGCGCATTTTTGCCGATAATGCCCTGGAGATGCTGCGTATGGAGGTTGTGTAA
- a CDS encoding Gfo/Idh/MocA family oxidoreductase, giving the protein MSNKIRVAVIGTGQRGPSHARELLGCDEAELALVCDLDEERAKNAAENFNVKYELDHREVIARDDIDALAIATHTRHHAGVMRDAAAAGKPFLVEKPYCDSIESGVEICELAEKNNVVAMVGYQSRFTAFAQEMKALASQIDLIQTNVTLQRGFFNPQYFFPEHYSGILDALSHTMDLALWWTGSLPVEVMGHERCGLFKPDKDAVEFVNITTRCENGQIVCMTGSMAGIQMQNIYQMAGLRGNISATERNRIRYVTHLGFNEDKTPIDLKAGEWTGPGQPPKDMWTHFAQCVKEGRTDVSPGASLRDGLAQVAVSEGAYFSSREGKAITVEL; this is encoded by the coding sequence ATGTCAAACAAAATTCGCGTAGCAGTCATTGGCACAGGACAGCGCGGACCGTCGCATGCTCGCGAACTATTGGGATGCGATGAAGCCGAACTCGCACTCGTGTGCGACCTGGATGAAGAACGCGCCAAAAATGCTGCTGAAAATTTCAACGTAAAATACGAACTCGACCATCGGGAAGTCATCGCGCGGGACGACATCGACGCCCTGGCAATTGCGACGCACACGCGACATCACGCAGGCGTCATGCGCGATGCAGCCGCGGCAGGCAAGCCATTCCTGGTCGAAAAGCCATACTGCGACAGCATTGAATCGGGCGTAGAAATTTGTGAACTTGCAGAAAAAAATAACGTCGTAGCAATGGTGGGCTATCAATCTCGCTTCACGGCTTTTGCCCAGGAAATGAAAGCACTCGCCTCACAGATCGACCTGATCCAAACCAACGTAACACTTCAACGCGGATTTTTTAACCCGCAGTACTTCTTCCCCGAACACTACAGCGGCATCCTCGACGCGCTCTCACACACCATGGACCTCGCTTTGTGGTGGACAGGCTCTTTGCCCGTAGAAGTCATGGGACACGAGCGTTGCGGCCTGTTCAAACCCGACAAAGACGCCGTAGAATTCGTCAACATCACAACCCGGTGCGAAAACGGACAAATCGTGTGTATGACCGGCAGCATGGCGGGCATCCAGATGCAAAACATCTATCAAATGGCGGGCTTGAGGGGAAATATTTCGGCAACAGAACGCAATCGAATCCGATACGTCACACACCTCGGATTTAACGAAGACAAAACACCAATTGATCTAAAAGCGGGAGAATGGACGGGACCGGGACAGCCACCGAAAGACATGTGGACGCATTTCGCGCAATGCGTGAAAGAAGGGCGAACAGATGTATCGCCCGGAGCGAGCCTGCGAGATGGACTCGCACAAGTAGCGGTAAGCGAAGGTGCATATTTCTCTTCCCGCGAAGGAAAGGCCATCACAGTCGAGCTTTAA
- a CDS encoding Rieske (2Fe-2S) protein: MARIVVARVSEIPPGQRKIVVPFRGRAGIGIFNVGGSFYAVRNICPHKNGPLCTGTLGGRVTTQAPPSTGEGEISIDGDGEILHCPWHQWSFEISTGRCLVDPEVYVKTYAVEIDGDDVVVTYDD, encoded by the coding sequence ATGGCGCGTATTGTAGTTGCCAGGGTTTCGGAGATCCCGCCCGGGCAGCGCAAAATTGTGGTGCCATTTCGCGGGCGCGCCGGGATTGGCATTTTTAATGTCGGGGGTTCGTTTTACGCGGTTCGCAATATTTGTCCGCATAAGAATGGTCCGCTTTGCACAGGGACACTCGGCGGTCGGGTGACGACTCAGGCACCGCCTTCCACGGGGGAGGGCGAGATTTCCATTGATGGCGATGGCGAGATTCTGCACTGTCCCTGGCATCAGTGGTCTTTTGAAATCTCAACGGGACGCTGTCTGGTGGATCCGGAGGTGTATGTCAAGACCTATGCGGTAGAGATTGACGGCGATGATGTTGTCGTCACTTATGATGACTAA
- a CDS encoding phytanoyl-CoA dioxygenase family protein: MKIKSEDAYVREGEEMAFALGNRGAIKFNADGALDEDIAEAYWRVGFYVFEGALGAEELEDLQADLAHAFERAPHTKDALVDSMGRRALGADLARQPFRFVKPLSDPVGGTSSNNGRHPARMSEPEPPADAPAYVISNIAAPLQIMDSCLRLYGHPQLLSVAEQINGPDFTPFTESVIVKQPGLGASVAWHQDGTTQWDRPDWDEGTHGFNFMAQLFGSTAANGVWVIPGSHKRGKLDIKAMIADNDGSDRLPGAVPMVCEPGDVVMSNRQALHASFANTSPDKRMTINFGFHRRSSVLNARVRRGDEEVIYDEARIHERSRLIALGIDARQQRFPDEFRYVYQPLIGEEDINRWNEETRESVLKNYNLRDLGL, translated from the coding sequence ATGAAAATTAAATCAGAGGATGCTTATGTCCGCGAGGGCGAGGAGATGGCGTTTGCGCTTGGGAATCGCGGTGCTATCAAGTTTAATGCGGACGGTGCGCTGGATGAGGATATTGCAGAGGCGTATTGGCGCGTGGGGTTCTATGTGTTTGAGGGTGCGCTGGGCGCTGAGGAACTCGAAGATTTGCAGGCGGATCTGGCGCATGCGTTTGAGCGGGCACCGCATACTAAAGACGCGCTGGTCGATTCAATGGGCCGCAGAGCACTCGGGGCGGATTTGGCGCGACAGCCTTTTCGCTTTGTCAAACCGCTGAGCGATCCCGTGGGGGGTACGTCGAGCAATAATGGGCGGCATCCGGCCAGGATGTCGGAGCCAGAGCCTCCGGCTGATGCGCCGGCTTATGTGATTTCCAATATCGCTGCGCCACTGCAAATTATGGATTCTTGTTTGCGGCTTTATGGTCATCCCCAACTGCTGTCTGTTGCAGAGCAGATTAATGGGCCGGATTTTACGCCGTTTACGGAGTCTGTTATTGTCAAGCAGCCGGGGCTGGGGGCATCGGTGGCCTGGCATCAGGACGGTACCACGCAGTGGGACAGGCCCGATTGGGATGAGGGTACGCATGGGTTTAATTTTATGGCTCAGCTTTTCGGGAGTACGGCGGCTAACGGGGTCTGGGTGATTCCCGGTTCGCACAAGCGGGGCAAGCTGGATATTAAAGCGATGATTGCGGATAATGATGGTTCTGACCGTTTGCCGGGGGCGGTTCCCATGGTGTGTGAGCCCGGCGATGTGGTTATGTCCAACCGTCAGGCTCTGCACGCTTCTTTTGCCAATACGTCGCCGGATAAGCGGATGACGATTAATTTTGGCTTTCACCGTCGGTCTTCTGTCCTGAATGCGCGGGTGAGACGTGGGGATGAGGAGGTGATTTACGACGAGGCGCGTATCCACGAGCGTTCTCGTTTGATCGCTCTGGGGATCGATGCGCGGCAGCAGCGATTTCCAGATGAATTTCGCTATGTTTATCAGCCTTTGATTGGGGAGGAGGATATCAATAGGTGGAACGAAGAGACGCGGGAGAGTGTTTTGAAAAATTATAATCTGAGAGATCTGGGGCTTTGA